In Sesamum indicum cultivar Zhongzhi No. 13 linkage group LG1, S_indicum_v1.0, whole genome shotgun sequence, the sequence GTGCACATTCTCCATTTGCCCGACACTTTTGGTACCATCACTACATTTGCTAACCAATCCGTGTAGTGAACTTCAGATACATATCCAGCTCTCAACAGTTTGTTGACCTCTTCTTCAATAATGCAGTTCTTCTCTGCCCCCGAATGTCCTCTTCTTTTGTTGAACTGGTCGTATGGAGGGATCGACGTTCAATCGGTGCACGATTACTTTTGGGTTTATGCCTTTCAAGTTAGAGGCGTCCCACGCAAATAAATCTACATTACCTCTTAGAAACACGATCATGAATGTTTTGAACTCCCCCAATTTCGATCTGATTCTAGTTGTCTACAAGGGATCTCCTTGTACTAGCTCGATCTGCTTATGGTCTTAAATTGGTTCTATTCGCTCGTGTTTCTGCTTCTACGTCTCAACCTTGCCTGATTCTTCAAACTTCCTTTTTTCACTAACTTCACCCTTTCTCAAGGACAAATTGTAACACCTTTTCGCCTCTATCTGGTCGCACACCACTGCTCCGATCCCATGTCGGTTCGAAAACTTCATCTTCAGATGGTAGGTCGAGACTAACGCCCTGAAAGTCCGGGTCTCCCCAGAATAACATTATAAACGAAGGGTGTATCTACTACAAGAAATTTTACCATcagtttttttcattttggcTCCTCTCTGATAGATACTGGTAGGTCTATCGTGCCTAGAGACGTGGCCTCGCTTTCTTAGACTTGTACCTcattaggtaaacataaccataccgtGAGTGATCATCGGTGAAGGTTATGAAGTACAAGTATCCTCCTCTAGCCGGAGTGTTTAATATCACCCTTTATCGCTATTACGGTTATATCTTTCCTAAATATCATACTTAAACTAACccttatatctatatatgtatatatatgcacataatcGTCTAATCAATATGCATACATAATCTTAACGTCATAACAGGCATAATCaataacattatatatatatatacatatcaaacaccaccaTACTTTTAAGTCCTCTTTTTACAACCAAAATGTGATTTGCATTTTAACTAACAATAAGGAGAAAACTGCGTATTGGACCGACCTGATTGAATATAGCGGTTGGACCTAGCATTCGATAGGCAGACACCTCAAGATCtattcttgaaataaaatgtcagcagaggaATGAACCTGTaactcaataaaaataatcagccctatctacatatgtatatcaaatatagcccaaacaagataagtaggcaacatgcatagaatataatcaatttaatctCAACATTAATcagctttattacaccacataaCTGACTCGCCATACAACAATCAAttgaactcttttttttttcctcgtTTGCTTATCAGAATGTGATATAGTGTTTCTCTCATCAagtcaatctcaccgttatgtATGCTCAAGTGAATCttcttgacagccggctcatcaatctcatttcacTTCACAGCTCTTTCCACATcacatcatagctctttttcatataatgtcaaatctcttttcatttcatttctttctcatatcgcatcatagctcctttcatttcatttcgccttacaGGCTTTTCAACAGCACCAAGGGATAATCatatcacaattatattcaatttccaccactctctcattttcacatatcactcttgtaagcaactagtaacgtaaaaccatatatctgtatatttttatttcacatacACAATATCATCAGcaaattaaatcatccaccactcatatattttcagataaatcaactTCAACATGAATCACAGATTTATACAACAGTAACACCACAAATAAAgggaacatatatagataatattatttatttacttaccttgatcttattttatctatccaataaataattgatcatGAAAGTAGCGCAAGGTGCGAGCGGATCGGCCTAGGAACGCGGAAGGGGAAGCGGTGATAATAAAGtgcgtaaattaaaatagaaatgcattaaaattataattccaaggggtgtacccttggagttcccgggcgATTAATGTAGTTAAAAATAAACGACAATAAGATTAACGGGGCTGATGGTTGAATGAAAACGAGAGGtacaaaaaattccaaatcaaaattacctctttaatttatttcgcaTCTCCTTTGTTTGATTCGTTCATCCAAGGCTTCAATGCAGAAACCCTCTAAAGTTGCGTCTACACCAGACCGAAATTGGGATCCCTCAATtccctttgctagaagaaGATTAGGGAGAAAATTACGCAACAAGTATGTATTCAAGAGGGGGGTCGGCCAAGTGGAAATTAGGAgagtagaaaattattttcttgttttgttatatattcattcattagtttttccaaataactaatacacatatatacgccttgtatggatgcattaaaacaTGTCTAGGtgcatttaaccatccataaggtaacaaaatcctttattccaaataaaggatgactaacatatCACTTTccaaagtgaatttgttagtcaataatttccttttctagcAATTTCcaccaacataattaattgctTGGGCCGGATTTTAACCAATTAATATACAAGGCCAAATAAATcttattaaatctaatttaattaatgtccacttaattaagtccatcatatatttaatccaattaaatatatgagcccaacaagcttttattaattaataagtccaacttattaaataataagggtacatccaattaatttatcttgggcttatccatccaatggatccctctaatatataagtaattcaattattacggaattatttctcaatttattcATCGTCCCTATTTAGTGATTTGTATGTGACTCTTTACGTttacctttcagctagacttgagctagtgtccaacattattattaattaactccaatttaaataataattcttgatcaacccttgatcaaaaAAGCCCATCATCATGGGTTGCCGTCTAGAAACAATCCAttgcactagagactaggcaaaaatccatgtgaacttttaggctcccgagtccatacgggtatggtccttccgtctaccgtttcccggccttagtctagggcttGGTCAATAGCttcggttcccatcctagactatgcttaatacttgagatcgtgTTACGCTAAATTgttcgacataggaacctctttttcctattcggccaatgactgtggccacaactTTCTAGAGCgttaacgcatctccaagtgcataggagatacccttggaactcaccgtcctcgctacatactttgaatgTACTAGACAAGGTTtttgatgatcatgtctgagacacgatcacctctcgcacaaatctaagatacagtcgTCGCATGAACGTGATTGTCATAATTCCTCAAGGTTGAGGattactcccgtactatcgatGCTGGGGACGcaagtcataccaaccaagcctccaaggctttcaCATGAATATCcctgcgagtcagttcagtcgattcgcCATCTAGCCAATCGATccactaagatcgcatagacgtcccacggctgtcgccgatgaaacacaacACTTATCAAATGAGTGCAACTCTTAATGCTAGTCTCAGTAGGACTTTCGATGCcaagtctcgaggtcctcgacttagAATATTTTAGACCCAACCCTAaatagttggtttcatgactgTCATCCAATACACAGTCAAACTGTTGCACGGTGTTAAGGTGgtttgtgggcatttgttgtgacatCCAAAAAACATGTGCCAACGACTCATTCCTACCATATTTACCAGGataatattgcttaaataaagattgcttgaatggttctcataACCGCTAATCCAATTAGCTTTTGGTCACCCTTTTCaataatctcccacttgaccctGAAGTCAATTACTCAAGTTTTTCAGATTAATCTGATTATGAGCAATCCGCAATACCGGCTAGGTCTTATTTGTATACTTTTCATTTCTGCCGATGTCCTGCGGCCCAGCCGCACATTACATCTTTCTATTATCGCTCCAAGCAGATGATGATATCTATGATTTTTCCTTAGACCTTGTGCCACAGCCCAACTGTCATCCCCTAAGATGACTACTGGCGCGGCTATGCTAGTAGCACCCCCAACACTTGGGCGTTGTTTCTTGGTCCTAACTGTTTTtcaatataactttaaaattaccaTATATTCAATTATGACAAGGTTCCTTGTGGTATTCCACTTGGAACCCTTCGAATGTATGcttattttgagattaaatacTATTCATATGCTCCTAGAAGTTACTATCGTAATAGCCatccagaatcaactctccattaATGTGTGTCAAGGGCTCTTCTtcaatccttattcaggtattaaagatagccCCTCAACAACTGTCTGTTGCCTCGTCAATGTACACTCGATATCCGTTGTTATGCTCAAAAAGCAAAAGCAACATCGGGTTCAGTCCACCGAACAACATTCCATGCTGCTTACAGCAAAGACGTAGGGGATGTTAAACATCtaagttcctcatcagtctaCCACAACTGAACTTTGGACAGCTTATTCATAGATAGGAATCCAATTTCTATTatggagaattttatgaattcGTGTTTTAGACTTCCAcaacatctttctatcattccaaatgatcaaAGACGTTTAATACCTAAAACACTTGGAACACAATTgagctcccactgaccttctACTTTGTTCTTGATcaagtcatgtacctcatgatCTTGTCAAAGAAAGTATGTGGGACGTTCAAGCCCagtttgaactccatagcGGATTTTATGGCTCCAAACCATCCGGATCGATGTCCTACATCCCTTCACCTTGTTTGGTTTCAGAAACTCGTACCTTTCAGGCAACCGAAGTTTTCTGATTGTCCTTTGGAGAACTTAGACATGGTCAGTTAAAGTTTCGATTACTagtgatgtttgcattattccaTGATGAGCTTGTATAAATCAGATTCCGAGTCTAAGattcctcccactagtcctttacgtatgcaggaccattcctcatactcaagacTTTTGTAGGGCACAGGTTTTCCATTCCATAACGAACCTGTATAAATTAAACTCTAAGCCTAATTTCCTCATACTAGTCCTTTAACATATGCAGGACCATTCCTCATATACAGGTTTGCCTATCCATATGAAATATGGTGTTTGGATTGCGACTTATGAAAACGGCCACGTTTTACAACAGGACGATTTTTGGATAGTCCACATCCAAACGACCCAATTAATTTAGTGAAGCACCAATCGAACCATGTCTAAATAAGGTTCGATTTCTTCCTTATCAGAGATAGTACAACATCGTCTCTTTCGAAAgaatttcactgaatgagaatttcattctcattttcggatatttcaagaactcccactaaaaACGCACCACCTCGATGCCATCGCGGGGTTTGTCTCAATAACCAAtttggttctccacctcaagtTTAATTCCTTTTAAATTCCCAAAActccttagacttgtgaaccttCTACTGGTATTTGCATATTTAGTAACATACAGATATCTattttggatccaatccaatagaTAGCCTTTGAAAAGCATTCTTTGTCCCACAAAGAGCTTTTCAtggctttcttccttctcagaaaggattcataagttagtaaactcaaatcatctaCTGTTAGACCTTTTAAATCTACCGACCTACTCATCCTAACTAGAGGGACATGGCCCTAACTCATGCATGCCAGTCTCTGTATGTTATATTCTTGACCATCCATTTGGTCATTTATTTTGAGCAtccataatccaattatgtagtatgataatttaataacttaataGACTCAACAGAATCTTCTATTGATCAGGCTTGCagtctaatttgtccaatAATTCACTAACAACTTGATCACGCTGGTTTATATAATCGGATACTATTTCAACATGAATACTAACAGCTAAGTTTACTTAATCTTATTGCCTTTCCTGTAATGGCCCAGCCATTCCTTAGCTTTAAAACTACTTGACTTAGCGTGCtattcctttttatttctataaaccATTTGCAGAAATGCATTTCAAGAGCAAGTGTCCAACACTGGGGAATAAGAATAGTAATCATATTTGCTCAATAAATACCATAGTTGGTAGGAGTTAACGACACTCCCTCTTCTGGCCCTTTGGCACttgaatgcaaacatcataagtaaattttgtCAGCCGAAccattattctatttttccttttaccctCCCCAATCAAGGCGATAGGAGCACTCAAAGCTCTTGCAGCGGCTGGCTTtgcttcatccttctttctcattcagTATCTGGCACCCTTGACTTTCGCTTTTGAGGTCGAAGCCTCCAAGTCCAATATAGACGACGCAGATTCTTCAATCATTTCCTCCCATTGGTCCAATCACGACTTATGAAATGGTCTTCTCAAgcccatttagagtttatgataaataggTCGAAGGAGGGATGAAGGGACTTGAGggatcacgtcaatgtacATCTCTTTCAAGATCGACATTAAGGTTATCGAGCTCTTCCACAAGGAACAACATCTCAATCCAATGTTTATGTACATACGACCCTCAGTCATCTTGGCTTGAAAAAATGCTTCCATCATGCCATATCCAATATACCGATTCAGTCCcgcataaattgatttatgtgGAGCACTTATTGAACCAACAACGTCTAACCTGTCATACCACTCATGAATCACAGAAATAGGTATGTCGCTGGCGGACCTTGCAATTATCCTTATGCCTTAATCCCAAACGTCAAACGTTCCTTAAGCAAGGACTCTTTTCGCAAGTCAGATGGAAGTGGCTTTTCCATGACACAAGCCTAGGTTCGAAAATTGAGAAcaatccttcaatttttgcagttaaaataatatattgtgttctatttaaataaatctcaaaataaaaaaaattgaaaaacggTATGCTAGACATGCATTCGAAGCGCAAAGCAAAAACAGTAAGTAGATTATAGCAATATTGAGTTGAGTTAAGACTCGATCTTCAGTCATTAACTTCTCtcactatttctacaaaatacCACCACTCTCATGTGGGGTTTCAAAAAATCCTTTCCTattgggcttgggatccacaagcgAATTTGTCATGCCCCGCTTTTACCATTCATATGGAAAAAGCCTTATGGGAGGCATCCGatgccattctcattccatgagattttCAAGATCTTTTGCTTCACGTCTTCACATGATCCTGAGAAgtccaagcgaatcatgctACTCGGTGTTAAACCCGACCAATCAACTAATGCATACCTCAATTTTCGCCACTttgactcgtgagacaggaaaTAATGAGTGTATTCCTTTGTCCGtaacaataatgcagcttGCCTACTACTCCAAATATGCcacaactcgtgagaccacatttggatagcagtagcttcctcatcatattgctatggatggaaggcctgGACAGATCGAAACGCCATTTCGATCCAATTCCATTTATAGgcttaatatttgtttagtaTTGAGTtcaacccatcaatcaaatcactCCTCAATTCTTGCATCCAACGACTCATGaaaccattttgatccaagtccatttatgGCCCCTAACACttcaacttggtccaaccaagtgagagttaattaTGAGTGGTTTGATCATgacctcatcacatataaaacattgcatgcataaatatcaaatatttaaagtacTTAAATAAATGCATCACATGCAATaaacctagcatacccctgttggatgatcacgagcccaacctatgcaacccactgagcccgcagtgagttATGGTCAGTCTAGGGTGGCcttatgctattacaaaatattttacccatcaacatatagatgggccttgtgatATCTCTATGGGTCGCCTTCTCCGTGGGCCTCTTCCTTCATAagccttcttctccatggacCTTCTTTTCCATGCACTTgcttttagaataaaaaatctcaCAAAAAGTGTCgtatactactctcattacaatttaaaagaaaCCCCGATCAGAAGTTGGGAGAGTAcattaggagggagatagcaagcctAATTATTCCAAGGTTAAAACGAGGAGCAGGGAGAAGATAAAATCACAAGGGTTCACGAgcccacccaacaaaaattgaaaaatataaatgctGCCTAGAgctccgtgatcatccattcacattcattctagcacataataacaattaatcatgctagaaCAGAAAATGAACATCCTAAAAGTATTgcgatatccaatatcacaacaaacaattatatgcagaaaataataggcttaaaattTACAACTCAATTGGATAATTAAGATTAGTGCATCTAATGCGcgctaataaataaaataaattaattaagcctcATGCATCGAATGCACGAAAATacaccaaattaattaattaagcatcgttaaataaatcaaattaattaaagaaattcaaTTCTAGAAAAAATCCAATgttctccaaaattaaatcagcaataattaacattttttagaaaatttgcagaaattgaaaaatttattttttcaaaaaaacagCTCAGCGATTGGCCTTCAACAGCAGTGGCAGCCCAACGACTGCACAGCAGGCCGCACGCACGCACATTGTGCACTGTCGGTCGACAATGCACTGCTAcagtgctaatttttttatttccacgcataaaattgaaattgaataataatgttttttcataaaatacttaaaatcatccaaaattgcaaaaattaagcaaattaattttctcagaTAGTTGTTCAAGTATAAGCAAAAATTCTGTCATGCTTCAATAGCAATAAAGAACATATtgtcatgcttattcacacaaTACTATAGCCCCTACATCAAAGCGGGCTCTGATACTACTTCAAAGCACCGTGAGGTGCAAGTGGATCGGCCGGGAACGCGCAAGCGGAAGTGGTGATAATAAAGTgtgtaaattaaaacaaaaacaaaataaaactataattccAAGCGTGTAACTTTGGATTTTCCGGgcattcgatgtagttaaaaataaacgacaataaaattaaaccgGCCTAAtagtaggaaattattttcttgctttgttaCGTACTCATTCattagtttttcaaataactaatacatatatatacattgtatggatgcattaaaacatgtctaggttcattttaccattcataaggtaataaaatcctttatttcaaataaaggatgactaacatggcactttccgaaatgaatttgttagtcaataatttctttttttgaaagtTTCCACCGACTTAATTAATGGGTTTGTGCcgattttaatcaattaaaatacaaagcccaataaattttaattaaatctaacttaattaaagtccacttaattaagtccatcatatatttaattcaattaaataaatgaatccaacaagcctttattaattaataagtccagttctataggagatacctctgttaCGTTTTGACCGGGGACGAATCCTTTTTTTGGAACGCACtgtccttgctacatactttgactaCACTATATAAGGTTTATGATGACCATATCTGAGACAgtatcacctctcgcacaaatttaagatacagtcatcatatgcacgtgactTCCATGATTCCTCatgtttgaggactactcccatatTATCGGAGttggggactcaagtcataccgagcAAGCCTCCAAGACTTCCATCTAACAGTCCCCGCGAGTTAGTTTAGTCGATCGACACCTAACCAACCTATccattaagatcgcatagacgtcccacgtctgtcgcTGATGAGACATAGCACTCACCAAATGAATGctactcttaatgcaagtctcagtaggactctcgatgcccaatctTGAGGTTCTCGACtaggaacatttcagacccaaccctaaATAGTTGGTCTCATGATCACTATCCAATGCGCAATCCAACTGTTGCATGGTTGTTTAGGTGGTcagggcatctgttgtgacgtccaagcagtgcttgacgtaatttggtaGGCACAACGGATACGTGTTCCAACAGTGAATTCTTACCATATTCCTCGGgacaatattgcttaaataaagattgcttgaatgattctcaaaaccgccaacccaattggcttttggtcatcAATTCCAACTTTCAGTCCTTTCACTTTATTttcgtatcctataatgagttataacgcatacaattaatatatcgagaatatcataatttttaaatagaatattaaatattattcacacAATTTCTAATGATcctttactattttatttctatcgaaatataaatttttgttatggtTCTTCATAATAACTAGACACTCTAGATTTCATTAaagtacttataatttatcaattaattcataGAGATTCATTTAaccaaaccccttatatatttataactatcgcTCTTACAACAACTATCAATTAAATCGtttaaaaaatctcattttttctatttaataattataatatttcatatacaactttttaaaatttattaaatacaaatttcgaatatctttataaattttctatcaatttcgcGCAGCTatggaatttaattaaataccattacatataattgacaGTTTAGTCAATAGATCAGAtgaaattgagtaaattaaccatagtaataattaaattttaaatatctaacaatttaattaatcaattatatcatttttatatcaaatgtgatatttaaatttacactaatttaaatagccaaactcgtaaaaaaattttattaaacactAAAGcagatattatatattatatttaattagaacactaattgaataatataatcatagaaattaattaataattaagatgtATGAAATATTACCTACTTGCTCACGGCTCAGCTGAAGACGGGAGAGAAAAGTGTATAAGGTATATGCATCTGAGTGAATCAATTTGATGTATCTGAAATTAAGGCGGTGGGCTACATTTTTAATAAGGTACATGCGGCCCCACTAAGCCACATCATCCtcactattttaattttttttttgttatatttttatattagttgtTTATTGTTAATAACTTTTGATAACATTATAGTTTAGTCCCTAgctttctaaattttaattaaaacctccgaatatgttttaattttaatttggtccattcaagttttaatacaatcataatttgaatctgtagtttatttattacttaactaagtttaataaaaatttatcaattaatcccacaattatgtataataatctttggggcgtcacaattTATCCGCTCCTAAAATAATTTCGTGcttgaaatttaactaactttcctgcttaagaaataaatataggtatttttctctcatgttctCTTCAACTTCCTAAGTGGCTTCCCTTAGAGAGTGATGACTCTATTTGACCTCCACCATAGGTActtctttatttctcaatttctttatactCCGGTCCAAAATTGTCATTGACTCTCCTACATATGTCAATCCTTGAGATATCTCCATCTATGGCTCATGCAAAATATGGCTAGGATCTCTATTAGAAACTATAGAGGTAGGAATGCCATGTAATCTCacaatttttgaaacataTAATTCGGCTAGCTTATCCAATTAATCATTTTGAAGGATTGGCAAAAAATGTGTAGATTTAGTCAATCTATCCACAATCACGCAAATAGCATCATGTTTTTTGAACGTACATGGCAACCCAATGATAAAATCCATAGTAATCTTTTCTCATTTCCATTCAGGTATAGACAAAGGATGAAGCTTACCAGCAGGTGCTTGGTGTTCTGCTTTTACTTGCTCATAAGTTAAACATTTTTCCACAAACTCTGCCACATTTTTCTTGATCGTTAGCCACCAGTAATAGGGTCTCAAATCCCAATACGTCTTGGTACTGCCAGGATGCATAGCATATGATGAGTTGTGCGCCTCGTACATAATTTCCATAAAAGAGATATACAGAATTCTCTTCTGCAACTACTCAACAATCCATACACTTGCTTTAATTCCTTTACAACAGAATTTCcatctttgtttttccttttcaatatGGCACCAGAGCGGGTGTAACGATACTCTGCTTGCTTCTGCATTCTATTCGTTCCTGTTTTTCTTCACCATTGTCACTTCTTGAATCAAAAATCAACTCAAGAAATGACAGACAAAGGAACCAAGGAAGAAAGAATCTCCACTGATGTGAGACTTCAAGGAAATGATAATCTTGGCGTATCTCTTGTGTCTGCTCCATTGAATGGGAACAACTACTTATCTTGGGCAAGATCCATCAAGATAGCCCTTGGAGCAAGACAAAAATTGGGTTACTTTGATGGGTCGCACGCAAAACCAATAGAAGATAAAGACGCCATTGAGCAATGgcagaaaaattattacatggtAGTCTCTTGGATATTGAATTCAATATCAAAAGAGATTGCAGAAGCCTTTTTATACACAGAAACAGCAAGGGACATGTGTATAGAACTTGAGATGCGGTTTGGTGAAAGCAATGGACCACTTCTCTATAAAATCCAAAGAGAAATTGCATCCATCTCACAAAACAATTCCAATGTAGCAACATACTTCACAAAACTCAAGAAACTTTAGGATGAATTGGGATCTTTAGATCCCTTACCTATGTGCACTTGTGGAGCCAGTAAAAGAATGTCTGAAAGGAATACCTCTTACCAATTGATACAATTGCTTATGGGCCTCAATGACATATATTACCAC encodes:
- the LOC105156964 gene encoding uncharacterized protein LOC105156964: MTDKGTKEERISTDVRLQGNDNLGVSLVSAPLNGNNYLSWARSIKIALGARQKLGYFDGSHAKPIEDKDAIEQWQKNYYMVVSWILNSISKEIAEAFLYTETARDMCIELEMRFGESNGPLLYKIQREIASISQNNSNVATYFTKLKKL